Part of the Halorhabdus utahensis DSM 12940 genome, GTTCCGGCTCCGGGGGCTCGCGGTGGGAACTCAAGTGGGAGGACGGCCGGACCAGTTACCTGCGGGTCGGCGGCGAAGGCGGGATCTATCTCCTCTCACAGTATCAACCCCCCTCGGCGCATGACCTGCGCGCTCACGCCCCGAACTTCCCCGGTTTCGTCGCGGCGTTCAACGAGGAGATCGCCGCCGAATCCGAATCACTCGAAGACGTCTCGTTATAGCTCGTTCGCGCTGAACCCGATCGTCTCGAGGTCGCTTTCCGCGTAGACGAGTCGCCGACCGGCGATGTCGACAGTCAACCGAAGGTCGGTGGGTTCGTGTCGGCCGTCGCCAGTGTCGACAGGTGCATTCCGTTTCATGCCGAAAGATGGTAGGAGACACCACCTGATACCGACTCCGTCGAACTGCTCCAGACTTTATAAGCAACATAAGGCAGTCCGCAGGGCTGTCGGCACTCACTCGGTTTCCGCGGAGTCGGAAGGCACGTCGGCGACAAGACTCCCGACGACGTGACCGAGCGCCCGCCGGAGTCGGACCGACATCGTCGATTCGGAGACGTCGAAGTGCTCGGCGAGGTCGGCAAGGGAGGTTGCCCGGGGGACTTCGAAGTAGCCCGCCTCGAAGGCCGTGGCCAGAAGCTCGAAAGCGTCGCGTTCGACGGGCATCGCGATTTCGCCGACCGGATCGCTCGCTTCGAAGACCCGAGCGAGTCGGCAGTCAATGTCCTGCTCGGCACAGAACGCCAGAAATTCGCGGATCGAGGCGCGGTCGGTCGTCCGAATGCGGACGCGCCAGCCGTCCGCGGTCGAACGGAGGTCAAGCAGTTCGTCGCCGAAGCTGGCGACGTGTTCGGTCATCACGGGGACGTCGGGGGCGATCGTGAGCCGGTACGTCCGCCGGTCGCCGTACGCCGCGAACACCTCGCTGTCGGCGACAGTCGGGTCCGCGGCGAGCGCGTCCTCGAACGCGTCGAAGTCGGCAGCCAGGACTGTCACCTGAAACCAGGTCGTCCCCTCGTGAGAGACCGGCAATCGTTCCGCGTAGACGGTGACGTCGAGGTCGCTCGCGAGCGTTGGGCCGAGCACGACCTGCGGCGAGGTGACGTCGAGTTCCACGATGATGGTCTCCTGATCCACATTGTTTCG contains:
- a CDS encoding helix-turn-helix domain-containing protein yields the protein MDQETIIVELDVTSPQVVLGPTLASDLDVTVYAERLPVSHEGTTWFQVTVLAADFDAFEDALAADPTVADSEVFAAYGDRRTYRLTIAPDVPVMTEHVASFGDELLDLRSTADGWRVRIRTTDRASIREFLAFCAEQDIDCRLARVFEASDPVGEIAMPVERDAFELLATAFEAGYFEVPRATSLADLAEHFDVSESTMSVRLRRALGHVVGSLVADVPSDSAETE